In Prunus dulcis chromosome 1, ALMONDv2, whole genome shotgun sequence, the following are encoded in one genomic region:
- the LOC117617342 gene encoding protein STRICTOSIDINE SYNTHASE-LIKE 10-like, whose protein sequence is MRPPFVSFFLFIVVAALDVILSSKPPPAAAASAAAANYVINLRNYHQIELARVVGPESIAFDCHGQGPYVGVSDGTILKWQGPRLGWIEFAFTSPNRPRKLCDGSTNATNEPICGRPLGLKFNPKTCDLYIADAYFGLLKTGPNGGKPEVLASSLGGEPFMFTNALDVDEETGIVYFTDTSTVFQRRVWMQSILAGDKTGRLLKYDPCTKEVTVLLHDLAFANGVALSKDKSFILVAESAPFTIHRLWLRGPKAPAFEIFAQLERPPDNIKSNNKGEFWVALNSGRGVNEVGNIETSDKWLNVNDPVAAKFDEQGTVVQVLDGEGGPALESVSEVEEQNGNLWVGSVVKPYVGVVKFRV, encoded by the exons ATGAGGCCACCTTTTGTTTCATTCTTTTTGTTCATAGTCGTAGCCGCTCTTGATGTCATTCTATCATCTAAACCGCCGCCGGCGGCAGCAGCATCAGCTGCAGCTGCTAATTATGTGATCAACCTCAGAAATTACCATCAAATAGAGCTGGCGAGGGTAGTTGGCCCCGAAAGCATTGCCTTTGACTGCCATGGACAAGGACCTTACGTTGGGGTTTCAGATGGTACAATTCTCAAATGGCAAGGACCTCGCTTGGGTTGGATTGAGTTTGCCTTCACCTCCCCAAACAG GCCAAGGAAATTATGTGATGGGTCAACCAACGCGACGAATGAACCCATATGTGGTAGGCCACTGGGCCTTAAGTTCAACCCCAAAACTTGTGATCTGTATATTGCAGATGCCTACTTTGGGCTCCTCAAAACAGGCCCTAATGGTGGTAAGCCGGAGGTACTTGCCAGTTCTCTAGGAGGGGAGCCCTTCATGTTTACAAATGCTCTGGACGTTGATGAAGAAACAGGCATTGTCTATTTCACAGACACAAGCACTGTCTTCCAAAGAAG GGTATGGATGCAGTCAATCCTAGCCGGTGACAAAACCGGGAGGCTACTAAAATATGACCCTTGTACAAAGGAGGTGACAGTGTTGCTCCATGATTTGGCTTTTGCAAATGGTGTGGCTCTAAGCAAGGACAAGTCTTTCATCCTAGTAGCCGAATCTGCCCCCTTCACAATCCACAGGCTTTGGCTTCGAGGCCCCAAAGCTCCTgcctttgaaatttttgcCCAACTAGAAAGGCCTCCAGATAATATCAAGAGCAACAACAAAGGAGAATTTTGGGTTGCACTCAATAGTGGAAGAGGAGTTAATGAAGTAGGGAATATTGAGACCTCGGACAAGTGGTTGAATGTAAATGATCCTGTAGCAGCAAAGTTTGATGAGCAAGGAACAGTTGTGCAGGTGTTGGATGGAGAGGGCGGTCCAGCTCTGGAATCTGTTAGCGAGGTTGAAGAACAAAATGGGAATTTGTGGGTTGGGTCGGTAGTGAAGCCTTATGTTGGTGTAGTTAAGTTTCGGGTATAG
- the LOC117614220 gene encoding uncharacterized protein LOC117614220 yields the protein MIPLQIHHLTPSFFISKTTPLHSSLPLPDLISPTSQRTKISLKPNPFSFPPILLSNPTFKFVRASASQASSFSTNEEESTEISPELEDLSPDGVVYKKTLALVECSMFASLTGLVYFLSNSLAIENYFGCFFSLPIVITSMRWGISTGRKTMVATTMLLLVLSGPVKALTYLLKHGLVGFTMGGLWRSGANWGLSILLCTIVRSLGAVGYVLISSFLISENILALITINIHASLTFIFTASGIYTVPSMGVIYALFGTLVLINSGSFMFLLHLLYSVFLTRLGMKSSLRLPRWLEKAI from the exons ATGATTCCCCTGCAAATTCACCACCTCACCCCATCATTCTTCATTTCCAAAACTACCCCTCTCCActcttctctccctcttcctGACCTTATCTCTCCCACCTCTCAAAGAACCAAAATTTCTCTCAAACCCAACCCCTTTTCGTTTCCCCCAATTTTACTATCCAACCCCACCTTCAAATTTGTTAGGGCATCAGCAAGTCAAGCATCATCATTTTCtacaaatgaagaagaaagcacTGAAATTTCACCCGAGCTTGAAGACTTATCGCCCGACGGCGTCGTTTATAAGAAGACATTAGCATTGGTGGAGTGCTCCATGTTTGCTTCACTTACTGGCTTGGTGTACTTCCTCAGCAATTCTCTCGCAATTGAG AATTATTTTGGCTGCTTCTTCTCGTTGCCAATAGTGATCACCTCAATGAGATGGGGCATCAGTACTGGAAGAAAAACTATG GTGGCAACAACTATGCTATTACTAGTTTTGTCTGGTCCAGTGAAAGCCTTAACTTATCTG CTTAAGCATGGTTTGGTTGGTTTCACAATGGGAGGTTTATGGAG GTCGGGAGCAAATTGGGGTCTTTCAATTCTCTTGTGCACAATT GTTCGATCACTGGGCGCTGTAGGCTATGTTTTGATATCTTCATTCTTGATAAGTGAAAACATACTTGCTTTG ATCACTATAAACATTCATGCTTCTCTAACATTCATATTCACTGCGTCGGGCATCTATACAGTCCCGTCGATGGGAGTGATATATGCCTTATTTGGCACTCTG gTATTGATCAACAGTGGATCCTTCATGTTCTTGCTGCACCTATTGTATTCGGTGTTCCTTACCAGGCTTGGAATGAAATCATCATTGAGATTGCCAAGATGGCTAGAGAAGGCTATATGA
- the LOC117616520 gene encoding uncharacterized protein LOC117616520, with product MKDRGKAVEAHNNIDMEYFSSSEMPCRKHPNSSSVGICAYCLKERLVKLVCSDCGEQRLSSCSCSEISSNRNSCTVEVGSVGRVSFLIENEKHEALQSNSKANKTQEKEDVVVLRRSSSSCVEIKRSGFWRFGRLFRKKRSDKDCGNQSVVGFDEKSEMWLVDHMGVSRSRSLCSFRGGGFFGSEDGGEHLMVSGARSSISAARSSSVTTAGMVLDSGRKSGFSEGRKSGFSEGRKSGFSEGRKSGFSEAEPRKSGFDGEKKDEVLASELGTDFKGAKKNGLMEAADKGFSGATRRVFSLKESDFSGMDESGFIDLKLDYSAESKPEFSAMKMGNITDTDSVFGSMRGSDFVANECGGPFGGLIGDGIFSHGGSCRITVNDRGIKRGRKSLKGWKWIFRHHPSWGSTRKKDEDLMFKT from the coding sequence ATGAAAGACAGAGGCAAAGCTGTGGAAGCACATAACAACATTGACATGGAGTACTTTTCTTCATCTGAAATGCCATGTAGAAAACACCCCAATTCATCATCAGTTGGGATATGCGCTTATTGTCTTAAAGAACGTTTGGTCAAGCTCGTCTGCTCAGATTGTGGCGAGCAGCGTCTCTCTTCCTGCTCTTGCTCTGAGATCTCATCAAACCGAAACTCATGCACTGTGGAGGTAGGCAGCGTTGGCAGAGTCTCATTTCTGATTGAGAATGAAAAGCATGAGGCTTTACAATCAAATTCCAAGGCCAACAAGACCCAAGAGAAAGAGGATGTTGTGGTGCTCAGGAGAAGCAGCAGTAGCTGCGTTGAGATTAAAAGAAGTGGGTTTTGGAGATTTGGGAGGTTGTTTAGGAAGAAAAGATCAGACAAAGATTGTGGGAACCAAAGTGTTGTTGGGTTTGATGAGAAAAGTGAGATGTGGCTCGTTGATCATATGGGCGTGTCAAGGTCCAGGTCTCTCTGCAGTTTCAGGGGCGGTGGCTTTTTTGGATCAGAGGATGGTGGAGAACATTTAATGGTTTCTGGGGCCAGGAGCTCAATTTCAGCTGCAAGAAGTTCCAGTGTCACTACTGCTGGTATGGTTTTAGATTCTGGAAGAAAAAGTGGGTTCAGTGAAGGAAGAAAGAGCGGATTCAGTGAAGGAAGAAAGAGCGGATTCAGTGAAGGAAGAAAGAGTGGGTTCAGTGAAGCAGAGCCAAGAAAAAGTGGTTTTGATGgtgaaaagaaagatgagGTTTTGGCTTCTGAATTGGGTACTGATTTTAAGGGTGCCAAGAAAAATGGCCTTATGGAGGCTGCTGATAAGGGTTTCAGTGGGGCAACAAGAAGAGTTTTCTCACTCAAGGAGAGTGATTTTAGTGGCATGGATGAATCAGGGTTTATTGACTTGAAGCTTGATTATTCAGCAGAGTCCAAGCCAGAATTCTCTGCAATGAAGATGGGAAATATCACTGATACAGATTCTGTATTTGGAAGCATGAGAGGCAGTGACTTTGTGGCAAATGAATGTGGAGGTCCATTTGGAGGTCTAATTGGAGATGGTATTTTCAGCCATGGAGGTTCTTGTAGAATAACAGTCAATGACAGAGGGATCAAGAGGGGGAGGAAAAGTTTGAAGGGTTGGAAATGGATTTTTAGGCATCATCCAAGCTGGGGAAGTACTAGGAAGAAAGATGAAGATTTAATGTTCAAAACCTGA
- the LOC117621100 gene encoding uncharacterized protein LOC117621100, which yields MYVTRPFSMFKNSPADLSLPPPEGPNSGILVVQDEEATCCFGLFNSEMIKDLPLPQNKNLELYYATGFYPNRNMRFHKVFFIPVLNQPLSSNRYYAIYPYGKDRGEAYTSSKEEDLEMDTCCFAGRNDVLPQHFDPRNLHQQYEIHLQTRIINVSGGFVAKSMAQDGFPPEALWRKGWKLKSSTLNEFELGDAPGLDTALRACLPDFNFPLKPVVVGKWYCPFMFVKEGTPKSLRDERTRAMYYEMTLEQKWEQIFARDHHSNYHDQSNAVAVDAVVQSEVVMVAGREAVCDERSVGDGVMEFRSLNNVGEETRVGVSLAIVERMKWEQGRVGWVGGDDKGLVRVQRVEEYEGKGEWNKFGCFVLTERFALKRMDGNLVFTHDFKHTHQFRSKWE from the exons ATGTATGTGACAAGGCCTTTTTCCATGTTCAAAAACTCCCCTGCTGATCTCTCATTGCCTCCACCGGAGGGTCCAAACTCTGGTATTCTTGTCGTCCAAGATGAAGAAGCTACATGCTGTTTTGGGTTATTCAACAGCGAGATGATCAAAGACCTGCCTCTCCCTCAGAACAAGAACCTGGAGCTTTACTATGCAACAGGGTTTTATCCCAACAGAAATATGCGTTTCCACAAAGTTTTCTTCATCCCAGTTCTTAATCAGCCTTTGTCTTCCAACCGCTACTATGCAATATATCCATATGGGAAGGATAGAGG GGAAGCCTACACAAGCTCAAAAGAGGAGGATTTGGAAATGGACACGTGCTGTTTTGCAGGTCGTAACGATGTACTACCGCAGCATTTTGATCCCCGGAACTTACATCAGCAATATGAGATTCATCTTCAAACAAGAATCATTAATGTGTCAGGTGGTTTTGTAGCCAAATCAATGGCTCAAGATGGGTTTCCTCCAGAGGCATTGTGGAGGAAAGGGTGGAAACTCAAAAGCTCAACGTTGAATGAATTCGAACTTGGTGATGCACCAGGACTAGACACCGCCCTCCGTGCCTGTCTTCCAGATTTCAATTTCCCACTAAAGCCTGTGGTTGTAGGGAAGTGGTATTGTCCCTTCATGTTTGTTAAGGAAGGGACACCAAAATCTTTGAGAGATGAAAGAACTAGGGCAATGTATTATGAGATGACACTTGAGCAGAAGTGGGAACAAATATTTGCAAGGGATCATCATAGTAACTACCATGATCAAAGCAATGCTGTGGCTGTGGATGCTGTTGTGCAAAGTGAAGTGGTTATGGTTGCAGGGAGGGAAGCTGTGTGTGATGAGAGAAGTGTGGGTGATGGGGTGATGGAGTTTAGGAGTTTGAACAATGTTGGAGAAGAGACAAGGGTTGGGGTGAGCTTAGCAATTGTTGAGAGAATGAAGTGGGAGCAAGGAAGGGTTGGGTGGGTTGGTGGGGATGATAAAGGTCTAGTGAGAGTGCAGAGGGTAGAGGAATATGAGGGGAAGGGTGAGTGGAACAAGTTTGGTTGTTTTGTATTGACTGAGAGGTTTGCTTTGAAAAGAATGGATGGAAACTTGGTATTTACCCATGATTTCAAGCACACTCATCAGTTTAGGAGCAAATgggaatga
- the LOC117616662 gene encoding uncharacterized protein LOC117616662 has product MIPGTKSTRSKKLIKKFREKMYVTRPLSMYLRDPSMVTLPPPEGPNSGILVIQDEEAEPTVCFGLCKGHELHDLPFPQNKNLKLRYSTGVGENRHVSHFYTAFIPVLNQPLASNRYYAIQSRGRLKGQAYTCSTEEDLGTCCFCTFVKDVPSQPFNPNNIYQQFEIQLKGRFNRGFVAKAIASDGYTPKFLGRKGWEIYTSTPRDFDLGEARGLDTALRVRLPDFDFPLSLTSSNPVVVGKWYCPFMFIKEGTPKDQMNRTRYYEMTLEQRWEQIFACDSSNREGNAVVVDVSVQSEYVAVAGNVEAVHEERDVANGLMWYRGFNNVGGESGVGLSLAIVERMKWEQQRFGWFVGNERQVRVNKVEEFGGMGGWRRFSCYVLVERFVLKRMDGSVVLTHGFRHTHHIRSKWE; this is encoded by the exons ATGATCCCTGGGACCAAAAGTACAAGAAGCAAAAAGTTGATCAAGAAATTTAGAGAGAAAATGTACGTGACAAGGCCTCTTTCTATGTATCTCAGGGACCCTTCCATGGTCACCTTGCCACCCCCAGAGGGTCCAAACTCAGGTATTTTGGTCATCCAGGATGAAGAAGCGGAGCCAACAGTTTGCTTTGGTTTGTGTAAAGGCCACGAGCTCCATGACCTGCCTTTCCCTCAGAACAAGAATCTAAAGCTTCGGTATTCCACAGGAGTGGGAGAAAACCGACATGTTTCTCATTTCTACACTGCCTTCATTCCAGTTCTTAACCAGCCATTGGCTTCGAATCGGTACTATGCTATACAGTCGCGTGGAAGGCTTAAAGG GCAAGCATACACCTGCTCAACAGAGGAGGACTTGGGAACCTGCTGCTTCTGCACTTTTGTAAAGGACGTACCCTCACAGCCTTTCAATCCCAATAACATATACCAGCAATTTGAGATCCAGCTCAAAGGAAGATTCAATCGTGGCTTTGTTGCCAAAGCCATAGCTTCAGATGGGTACACTCCGAAGTTTCTTGGAAGAAAAGGGTGGGAAATATATACCTCAACTCCTCGTGACTTCGATTTAGGTGAAGCACGAGGTCTTGACACTGCACTACGTGTCCGCCTTCCAGATTTTGACTTCCCATTATCGCTTACAAGCTCGAACCCCGTGGTTGTGGGGAAGTGGTATTGTCCCTTCATGTTCATTAAGGAGGGTACACCAAAAGATCAAATGAATAGGACCAGGTATTATGAGATGACACTTGAGCAAAGATGGGAACAAATATTTGCATGTGACAGTAGTAATAGGGAAGGCAACGCTGTGGTTGTTGATGTTTCTGTGCAAAGTGAGTATGTTGCTGTTGCTGGGAATGTGGAAGCTGTGCATGAAGAGAGGGATGTGGCTAATGGGCTTATGTGGTATAGGGGTTTTAACAATGTGGGAGGAGAGAGCGGTGTCGGGTTGAGCTTAGCAATTGTGGAGAGGATGAAGTGGGAGCAACAAAGGTTTGGATGGTTTGTGGGGAATGAGAGGCAAGTGAGAGTGAATAAAGTAGAGGAGTTTGGGGGAATGGGAGGGTGGAGGAGATTTAGTTGCTATGTTTTGGTTGAGAGGTTTGTATTGAAAAGAATGGATGGAAGCGTGGTCCTAACTCATGGTTTTAGACACACTCATCATATCAGGAGCAAATGGGAGTGA
- the LOC117615941 gene encoding uncharacterized protein LOC117615941 — MGSTLQENLQSIRISFLFVLRRKKQPPNKMYVTKPLSLYRRSPQSLSLPPPEGPNSGYLVLHDDESVEITCCGCADDRVKDLPFPQNKDLTVGYGSDDDEVTFIPVLSQPLSSNRYHVILRTGKHKGEACTNSREEDMEIVCCGCTNVPDAKPKPLEPSDVNQQVEIVPRERDRGCFVAKSVDPDGFPPSFLRRKGWTVTMHTPRHYRLGEASGLNSSLRASLPAFDFPLSHDCSEAVFVGKWYCPFMFIKEGGVKLKDQMKKCMFYEISLEQRWEKIFDSINENVEGKNKGAVFVDAFVQREVVFVGGSEAIWDERNVSGEGFMLFKSFDGVGRETSVGLSMKIVERMKWEQERVGWVGGNERRVKVERVEEFGGTGGRWKRFGCYVLVERFVLKRMSIALLAYDFKHTHQIRSKWE; from the exons ATGGGATCGACCCTCCAAGAAAACTTACAAAGCATAagaatttctttcctttttgtgttgagaagaaaaaagcaacCCCCCAACAAAATGTATGTGACAAAGCCTCTGTCTCTGTATAGAAGGTCTCCTCAGTCACTGTCGTTGCCACCACCGGAAGGGCCAAATTCTGGTTATCTTGTTCTCCATGACGACGAATCGGTGGAGATAACATGTTGCGGATGCGCTGATGATCGGGTTAAAGACCTGCCTTTCCCTCAGAACAAGGATCTAACAGTTGGATATGGCTCAGATGATGACGAAGTTACATTCATCCCAGTGCTTAGTCAGCCCTTATCTTCCAATAGATACCATGTGATACTTCGGACAGGGAAGCATAAAGG GGAAGCGTGCACAAACTCAAGGGAAGAGGACATGGAGATTGTCTGTTGCGGCTGTACCAATGTTCCAGATGCTAAACCAAAACCACTGGAACCATCAGACGTAAATCAGCAAGTTGAGATCGTTCCTAGGGAGCGTGACAGGGGTTGCTTTGTTGCCAAGTCTGTTGATCCAGATGGGTTTCCTCCTTCCTTCTTGAGAAGAAAGGGGTGGACTGTGACCATGCACACACCCCGTCATTACCGATTGGGTGAAGCCTCAGGACTCAACTCTTCACTACGAGCAAGCCTTCCGGCGTTCGATTTTCCATTATCACATGACTGCTCTGAAGCTGTGTTTGTTGGTAAGTGGTATTGTCCTTTCATGTTTATCAAGGAAGGAGGGGTGAAGCTGAAGGACCAAATGAAAAAATGCATGTTCTATGAGATTAGTCTTGAGCAAAGATGGGAAAAGATTTTCGATAGCATTAATGAAAATGTTgagggaaaaaataaaggtgCTGTGTTTGTGGATGCCTTTGTTCAAAGAGAGGTGGTTTTTGTTGGTGGAAGTGAAGCTATTTGGGATGAAAGAAATGTGAGTGGTGAAGGGTTCATGTTGTTTAAGAGTTTTGATGGTGTGGGACGAGAAACAAGTGTGGGATTGAGCATGAAAATTGTAGAGAGAATGAAATGGGAACAAGAAAGAGTTGGATGGGTTGGTGGGAATGAAAGACGAGTGAAAGTGGAGAGAGTAGAAGAGTTTGGGGGGACAGGAGGCAGGTGGAAGAGATTTGGTTGTTATGTGTTGGTAGAGAGGTTTGTCTTGAAGAGAATGTCAATAGCACTACTCGCATATGATTTCAAGCACACACACCAGATTAGGAGCAAATGGGAATGA
- the LOC117617360 gene encoding uncharacterized protein LOC117617360 produces MYVTRPLSMYRRSPESLSLPPPEGPNSGYLVLHDEESDEVSCCGCIDNRVRDTPFPQNEDLTVGYGSDNDPVAFIPVLDQPLSSNRYQVIHRRGRHKGRYVRDVNPKPLDPSDIYQQVEILTGDNYYKGSFTAKSVAPDGFPPKLLRTKGWIVTRSTPYDYQLGEAPGLNSSLRASLPGFDFPLSHDCSEAVFVGKWYCPFMFVKEGGVRLKEQMKKCMFYEILLEQRWEKIFDSVNENVEGKNKGAVFVDAFAQREVVFVGGSEAIWDERNVSGDGFMWFKSFDGVGGETSVGLSMKVVERMKWEQERVGWVGGDERQVRVERVEEFGGTGGMWKRFGCHVLVERFVLKRMSVNGSFALLTYDFKHTHQIRSKWE; encoded by the exons ATGTATGTGACAAGGCCTCTGTCTATGTATAGAAGGTCACCTGAGTCACTGTCCTTACCACCCCCAGAGGGGCCAAATTCTGGTTATCTTGTGCTCCATGATGAAGAATCCGATGAGGTATCATGTTGCGGATGCATTGATAACCGGGTTAGAGACACGCCTTTCCCTCAGAATGAGGATCTAACAGTTGGATATGGGTCAGATAACGACCCTGTTGCATTCATTCCAGTGCTCGATCAGCCCTTGTCTTCCAACAGATACCAAGTGATCCACCGGAGAGGGAGGCATAAAGg ACGCTATGTTCGAGATGTTAATCCAAAACCGTTGGATCCATCAGACATATATCAGCAAGTTGAGATACTTACTGGGGATAACTACTACAAGGGTAGTTTTACTGCCAAGTCTGTTGCTCCAGATGGGTTTCCTCCTAAATTATTGAGGACAAAAGGGTGGATTGTGACCAGGAGCACACCTTATGATTACCAATTGGGTGAAGCCCCAGGGCTCAACTCTTCACTACGAGCAAGCCTTCCAGGGTTCGATTTTCCACTATCACATGATTGCTCTGAAGCGGTGTTTGTAGGTAAGTGGTATTGTCCTTTCATGTTTGTCAAGGAAGGAGGGGTGAGGCTGAAGgaacaaatgaaaaaatgcATGTTCTATGAAATACTACTTGAGCAAAGATGGGAAAAGATTTTCGATAGCGTTAACGAAAATGTTGAGGGGAAAAATAAAGGTGCTGTGTTTGTGGATGCTTTTGCTCAAAGAGAGGTGGTTTTTGTTGGTGGAAGTGAAGCTATTTGGGATGAAAGAAATGTGAGTGGTGATGGGTTCATGTGGTTTAAGAGTTTTGATGGTGTGGGAGGCGAAACAAGTGTAGGGTTGAGCATGAAAGTTGTGGAGAGAATGAAATGGGAGCAAGAGAGAGTTGGATGGGTTGGTGGAGATGAAAGGCAAGTGAGAGTGGAGAGGGTGGAAGAGTTTGGAGGGACAGGAGGCATGTGGAAGAGATTTGGTTGCCATGTGTTGGTAGAGAGGTTTGTGTTGAAGAGAATGTCAGTGAATGGAAGCTTTGCGCTACTCACCTATGATTTCAAGCACACACACCAGATTAGGAGCAAATGGGAATGA